TCTCTGGGTTGGAATAGTGGAGGGGGTAAACTGGTTAAGTCCTCTAATACCGCCAAACCATAATGTACCGTTAGCCTCTTTAAATTTAGCGGCACCATTAAACTCATTAGCTTGCAGGCCCTCGAATTTATTATAGGAAATAAAATGTTGATCACTGGGAGTAAAACGTGAGATCCCAGAGTTGGTGCTGAGCCACAAATCGTGTTTATCATCTTCTAAAATAGCGTAAACAGTATTACTGCTGTCATCAGCATTAACGTCCATTCGTTCAAACTTAAAGGCACCGTACTCTATTGTTAGCTTGTCTATACCGCCATGGGTGGCCACCCAAAAGTCACCATTGTCTGCTAATAAAAAATCTCTAACTCGGTTGTCGCTGAGGCTGTTAGGATTGTCAGGATCGTTACTTAGAAAGTCTAGCTTTTGCTCTTCTGCAGAGAGCCTTACTACCCCTCCCATGGTGCCTAACCAAAGATAACCTTGGCTAAAATAGAGCTTAATAATTTGATATTTAAATGGTGAAAAGTCAGCTTGAAAACCAAAGTTGTAAGCCATCATACGGTTAGTATATTCAGAAATGAAATACAACCCTTGTGAGCTGGCTATCCATAAGCGATCTTTGTCGTCAAAGGCTAAACTGCGGATCTTATTATCTGCTCTAAACTGCTCATTTTCAGGTTTGACTTGCTCCAATATGTTGCTGTTGTCTAGTGTAAACAGGCCTACATTAGTGGCAAACCATAGTAAACCTTGTTTATCTTGCACAATGTCATGCACTATTAATGACAACTGTTCTGCTGGCACGGCTAATTTATTGGCAAATAACTCATTGATATTGTGGTATTGGTTATCATTAGGAACCAAATACTTTAGCCCTGCACCATCGGTACCTATCCACAGACGTTGCTGCTTGTCCCGAAAAATAGTACGGATCATGTTTGCCATGCCTGGCGTATTGGTTTGGTAATCGTAAAAGTGCTTAAAGTATTGATTGCTGAGGCTGAGCTTATCGATACCCGAATATCCGGTGCCAATCCATAAAGTACCATTTTGATCTAGCATTAAGCTTTGTAGAGTATTGGCACTGATGGTATTGAGTGCTTGTGGATTATGTTTATAAGCCCTGCTGTGCCACTTACCATCAATAAAGTCGAGTTTGAATAGACCTGTATTGGTGCCAATGGCAAAAATTTGATTGGCATTAATTACTTCAAAATCTGTAATGTTGCGGTTGTTACCATAACTCTCATCATTCGACCATATCAGTTCTTTTTGATGAGTATCGAGATTATAGCGCCAAATTTGATTGTCGATGGCTAACCATACTGAATAAACTGAACTTGATTTGACTTGGTTTACCGTCATATTAATGGGGATATCAAGCCGAATAATAGTATTACTATCAATGGCAAATGTGCCATGAGATTGAGTGCCAACGACAATGTATTTATTATCGATATTGGCAATGCTGGTAATATTAGGCGCGATGTTGTTGCCGAGACTAACAGGAGTGATTTTTTCAGTTTTTAGGGAGACAATAAATAGGCCTGAACGTGTGCCGACCCAAAGGGTATCGCCAATCACGGCAAGGTTAGTGACCTGCAGGTCTGTTAATCCTTGAGGTTGTTTAAACTGAGTAAATTGGCCAGTAGTTAAATTTAACCTATTAAGGCCATTATTGTTGGTTCCTACCCATAAATCACCATCAGGTGACTGCAAAATGTTAGTAATAAAATTGCCTGAAATAGCCTGGCTATTTCCTTGCTGCTTTAAGTATAAGCTAAACTCAACACCATTATAGCTGTGCAAACCATCTTGGGTGCCAATCCATAACATTCCCGAACTGTCCATAAACAGGCGAGTGATCGAGTTTTGATTAAGGCCATCTTTTGTATCGAAGTGCTCAAATTTTACTTCGGTCAGGCTATCGTCATATGGTTCATTTTTTTGTGCTGAAACCGCCACTGAAAAACTCAATGTAAAGACGAGAATTAGCCAGTGTGTTAAAAGCGTGAATGCACGAAAATTCAAATTTCACCCATAAAGTTTCATTGGAAAAGTTGTGATAAATATTAATTATGTTAACAAAAAAGTATTTAATTAACGCTTAGACATTTAGTTGTTAATTAATTTTATCAATTGAGTTAGCGATAAACTCTTTTTCTTATAAAACTGACAGTTTTACACGTTCAACGCAACAGAAAATCGTCATTTGTCGATTTTATGACAATTTAACTACGTTAATGCGGATTCTGTGGTTGATAAGCTTTTATTATGTCATCAATTTGCTGATCTTTTTCAATCCAAAGCTGATTTAACCAGCGCTGAAATTCGACCCGTGTTTCCGGACTTGAAAAGTAAACTTGTGAATCTACCTTCGGCACAGGTAGCGTTTCAACGCGCATTACCACTTTTTTGGTACGTCCATGCATTACATTAGCCAGTACTTTTTCCGAGGTTTCAGGGTAAACCAATGTAATATTTAATAGGCCAGTAAACTGCTCACCCATTGCTGAGAGTGTAAAAGCAATGCCGCTGGCTTTAGGGCGGAGTAAATGGCGATAAGGCGAATTCTGGCGTAGACGCTTTTCTTCGGTAAAACGACTGCCTTCAACATAATTAATAATCGATGTGGGCATGTGCTTAAAGCGTTCGCAAGCTTTGCGAGTCGTTTGAAGATCTTTACCTTTTAACTTTGGATTTTTTTTCAGCTTAGCAGCACTGGTTCGATCCATAAATGGCATATCCAGAGCCCAGCAACCCAACCCCATTATTGGCACATACAGTAGTTCTTTTTTTAAAAAGAACTTTAACATTGGAATATGGTTGCGCAATAAGTATGTTTGGGCAGCAATATCAAAGCCACTAACATGATTACTAACCAGTAAATACCAGCCGTTAGGATCAAGCTTATCTAATCCTTTTACGTCCCATTCAATATTTGAAATTAAGTATAAAATGCCGCCATTACATGTAGCCCACGACCACATAAAACGGTTCATTATCCGTGTTAATAGTCGTCTAGCAGGTAGAAAAGGCAGTAATAATTTTGCGACACCGCCAATCGTTAACAATGAGCTCCATACAAGCGTATTGATGATCAATAACAACAGACTGATAATAAAGAGTACTGGGCCTGGTAAAAAAGACAGCATATATTGTTACACCTCTTGCTTTGCTTGTGAGGCAATTTCTTGTAGCTGCGAATCTTTATCGAGCCAGATTTGATTGAGCTGTTCTTGGAATTTAATTTTAAATTCACGATCTTTCATGTAATCACCACGCATATCCTGAGGAATATCAGTAATTTTGATATTTACTCTAACCTCAGTCAATCCACCACAAATATATTGCCAATAAGTTGGTACTGTATCTGGATAATATATGGTGACATTCACTAGTTTATTAATATGTTCACCCATAGCCGATAGCGCAAAAGCCATTCCTCCAGCTTTGGGTTTTAAAAGATGCTGAAAAGGTGACGCTTGCTTGTCGTGCTTAGCGGCAGTAAAACGTGTCCCTTCGACAAAGTTCATAATACTCACTGGCTTAGTTTTAAATTTCTCGCACGCTTTACGAGTAATTTCAATGTCTTTACCTTTTAATTTAGGGTTTTTCCGTAATTGTGACGTGCTATAACGGCGCATAAATGGAAAATCTAATGCCCACCAAGCCAGGCCAAGTATTGGTACAAAAATAAGTTCTTGTTTGAGAAAAAACTTTAAAAAAGGAATTTTACGGTTAAATACACGTTGTAAAATCAGAATGTCGACCCACGACTGATGGTTAGCAATAACCATATACCATTCTTGCTCAGAAAATGATTGATCGCCGGTAACGTTAATGCACATCGGATGAAAAATGGCTTCTATCACGGTATTAATGCTTATCCATGCTGTTGCGCAGTTATCGAGAATATAACTACAGCCTTTTTGGCAAATGCCAATTGGGATCAACTTTACAACACTGAACGCCAAGATAGGGATGGTCCAAAAAATGGTATTAATTAAATAGCATAAGAATGCGATTGAACCTTTGGTTTTAGAAAGCAGCGACATTTTTCTCTCCTATTAAACGGAGGGCTATGTTACTCGTAGTCGCTGTTTTGCTCAATCAATACGATAGGTTAAATTACGTTTATTGCTGATTCAGTCTTGCCAGTAATCGATCCATTGCCCGATAACCAAGTGCTTGAGCAATGTGGCTACGCTCGGTAGTAGGTGATTGCTGCAAGTCGGCTATGGTTCGTGATACGCGTTGAATACGATGAAAGCTGCGAACAGACAAGCCTAAGCTCACCACGCTTTGTTCTAAAAACTCGAGATCAGGCTGAGTAATCGCACCATCTTGCTTGAGTT
This region of Shewanella livingstonensis genomic DNA includes:
- a CDS encoding acyltransferase gives rise to the protein MLSFLPGPVLFIISLLLLIINTLVWSSLLTIGGVAKLLLPFLPARRLLTRIMNRFMWSWATCNGGILYLISNIEWDVKGLDKLDPNGWYLLVSNHVSGFDIAAQTYLLRNHIPMLKFFLKKELLYVPIMGLGCWALDMPFMDRTSAAKLKKNPKLKGKDLQTTRKACERFKHMPTSIINYVEGSRFTEEKRLRQNSPYRHLLRPKASGIAFTLSAMGEQFTGLLNITLVYPETSEKVLANVMHGRTKKVVMRVETLPVPKVDSQVYFSSPETRVEFQRWLNQLWIEKDQQIDDIIKAYQPQNPH
- a CDS encoding acyltransferase → MSLLSKTKGSIAFLCYLINTIFWTIPILAFSVVKLIPIGICQKGCSYILDNCATAWISINTVIEAIFHPMCINVTGDQSFSEQEWYMVIANHQSWVDILILQRVFNRKIPFLKFFLKQELIFVPILGLAWWALDFPFMRRYSTSQLRKNPKLKGKDIEITRKACEKFKTKPVSIMNFVEGTRFTAAKHDKQASPFQHLLKPKAGGMAFALSAMGEHINKLVNVTIYYPDTVPTYWQYICGGLTEVRVNIKITDIPQDMRGDYMKDREFKIKFQEQLNQIWLDKDSQLQEIASQAKQEV